A region of Aquarana catesbeiana isolate 2022-GZ linkage group LG08, ASM4218655v1, whole genome shotgun sequence DNA encodes the following proteins:
- the LOC141106446 gene encoding uncharacterized protein: protein MSASQSTEEGSEMKTLKMDGSNDQGRILTWTRNKHSSLVLVQLPLIEMSRPPEPKGYSPTHVKEEPLSCAEQPPQSENPRTVDHAKSTSIKVEPLSCQEEHVPNSYTSTPVGRLQGSSVKEELSSNEEQNLDIFTPAHHTQYSLTSVKEEPLSAKDHLPHPDIATPTCRTKYQSTDNGEEPLPVVEHFPHPDPSTLIHHTHCSSSHIKTRTPPFGEHLPYPDLSKPQPLTNYMYIKEEPLSSKEDNLSNTDASLSTDVSLFIKRESDSPNKFTDDDHEIHLSADPMEPLYAKPVKASFSPQGGTVSDTDHTLLSNFIGHPDGTKFECPECGTCFSDILSLNKHRRDHANEETSQDCESRSCLTKETQHGARQIASGQPILYKCFQCGECFPCDSQLVFHQRSHMGEEPFVCSECGKCFQSLGQLTSHHKTHSGQKPFDCHECGKCFLTKAQLIVHERSHTGERPFPCILCGKRFAEKGKLSRHERTHTGEKPYSCPECGRQFAEKGKLGRHLRTHRGEKSTDCPKSFPCNQRTHRGERPFECTECGKCFGNHKQFVVHQRIHTGEKPFKCEMCGKCFTEKGKLVRHKRSHTGERPFACDECGKRFAEKGKLARHKKTHATEREFRCSECGKDLSNKLSLVIHQRLHTGAKPYVCTECGRRYTYKSSLTKHMNVHSQEKRYACMECKRVFSEERNLTRHYRTHTSEKRFNCPECNRNYSDKSSFAIHLRRHTGEKPFVCSECGKAFCDRSSLGKHQRRHKDDKQSLVDL, encoded by the coding sequence ATGTCTGCATCCCAGTCTACCGAGGAAGGTTCAGAGATGAAAACCTTGAAGATGGATGGGTCGAATGACCAGGGGAGGATACTTACATGGACTAGAAACAAGCACTCCAGCTTGGTCCTAGTCCAGCTCCCACTCATTGAAATGTCAAGGCCTCCAGAGCCTAAGGGGTATTCGCCTACCCACGTTAAAGAGGAACCCCTCTCATGTGCAGAACAACCTCCACAGTCTGAGAATCCTAGAACTGTAGACCATGCTAAGTCTACCAGTATAAAGGTGGAACCCCTTTCATGTCAAGAAGAACATGTCCCAAACTCATACACGTCAACACCTGTGGGTCGTTTGCAGGGGTCATCTGTTAAGGAGGAGCTAAGCTCTAATGAAGAGCAAAACCTGGACATTTTCACACCTGCACATCATACCCAATATTCCTTGACTTCTGTAAAGGAGGAACCCCTGTCAGCTAAAGACCATCTCCCCCACCCTGACATCGCCACACCTACATGTCGTACAAAATATCAGTCTACTGATAATGGTGAGGAACCTCTTCCAGTTGTAGAACATTTCCCCCATCCCGACCCTTCCACACTCATTCATCATACCCACTGTTCATCTAGTCATATTAAGACAAGAACTCCTCCATTTGGAGAACACCTTCCATACCCTGACCTGTCCAAACCCCAACCTCTTACAAACTATATGTATATTAAGGAGGAGCCCCTTTCAAGCAAAGAAGATAATCTCAGCAACACCGATGCTTCCTTATCCACAGATGTTTCTCTCTTCATTAAGAGGGAATCTGACTCACCTAACAAATTCACGGATGATGACCATGAAATTCATCTATCTGCCGATCCTATGGAACCTTTGTATGCTAAGCCCGTGAAGGCATCATTTTCACCTCAAGGGGGGACTGTTTCCGACACAGACCACACACTTTTATCAAATTTTATTGGACACCCTGATGGGACCAAGTTTGAATGTCCCGAATGTGGGACGTGCTTCAGCGACATTTTGAGTCTAAACAAGCACCGAAGAGATCACGCTAATGAAGAAACCTCCCAGGATTGTGAATCCAGAAGCTGTCTAACAAAGGAGACCCAACATGGTGCCCGTCAAATAGCTTCAGGGCAACCAATATTGTATAAATGCTTTCAGTGTGGTGAATGTTTTCCATGCGATTCTCAACTGGTTTTCCATCaaagatctcacatgggggaggaACCATTTGTCTGCTCCGAGTGTGGGAAGTGCTTCCAAAGTCTGGGACAGCTTACCTCCCACCACAAGACTCACTCAGGTCAAAAACCCTTTGACTGTcacgagtgcgggaagtgttttctcACCAAAGCTCAACTGATTGTCCATGAGAGATCGCACACGGGGGAAAGACCGTTCCCGTGTATTTTGTGCGGGAAGCGATTTGCGGAGAAAGGGAAGCTGAGCCGGCATGAAAGGACCCATACGGGGGAGAAACCCTACAGCTGTCCTGAATGTGGAAGACAGTTTGCTGAAAAGGGTAAGTTAGGCAGGCACCTACGAACTCACAGAGGTGAAAAAAGCACAGACTGTCCAAAAAGTTTCCCCTGCAACCAAAGAACCCACAGAGGAGAGAGGCCTTTCGAATGTAcggagtgtgggaagtgtttcggCAACCACAAACAGTTTGTCGTCCATCAGAGAATCCACACGGGTGAGAAGCCCTTTAAATGCGAGATGTGTGGAAAGTGCTTCACAGAGAAAGGGAAGCTGGTGAGGCACAAACGATCCCACACGGGCGAGCGGCCCTTCGCCTGCGACGAGTGCGGGAAACGATTTGCAGAGAAAGGGAAGCTTGCCCGGCACAAGAAAACCCATGCTACTGAGAGAGAATTTCGGTGCTCAGAATGTGGCAAGGATCTCAGTAACAAATTGTCTTTGGTCATCCACCAGAGGCTTCACACCGGAGCGAAGCCCTACGTGTGTACAGAATGCGGCCGGCGCTATACATACAAATCCTCGCTCACCAAGCATATGAACGTCCACTCCCAGGAGAAGCGCTACGCCTGCATGGAGTGCAAGAGAGTCTTCAGCGAAGAACGCAACCTGACCAGACACTACCGAACCCACACCAGTGAGAAACGATTTAACTGCCCGGAGTGCAACAGGAACTACAGCGACAAGTCTTCCTTTGCCATTCACCTTCGAcgtcacacgggggagaaaccgttCGTGTGCTCGGAATGTGGGAAGGCTTTCTGTGACCGTTCATCCCTGGGCAAACACCAGCGAAGGCACAAAGATGACAAGCAGAGCCTGGTTGACCTTTGA
- the LOC141106452 gene encoding uncharacterized protein produces the protein MKEQSVWSTKKDPNLGTKAYISDTSPSSNSISTHMKEDPSSDEDRLIGNEDAPEDPTQLNWIYVKVKDETSSSEDENVASRDTSTTTGLPEEQNVSSEGKEKPPMLSYRTYDCSKCGTAFENYLDFVAHQADHPRTEMACSECGKQFPYKSQLIRHQRTHTGEKPYHCPKCGKCFTCKSEVFKHQVTHTREKSYICTECGKQFMRQSSLINHRITHTDNKPFSCSECGKCFKWQYNLSLHQRIHTGEKPYNCSECGKCFTCRSNLIYHHRTHTGEKPFTCPKCGQCFAFRPQLTRHERTHQ, from the coding sequence ATGAAGGAACAATCAGTTTGGTCTACTAAAAAGGACCCTAACTTAGGCACTAAAGCATATATCTCTGACACTTCACCATCCTCCAATTCCATATCTACTCATATGAAGGAGGATCCCAGCTCAGATGAAGACAGGCTCATTGGCAACGAGGATGCACCCGAAGATCCTACACAACTTAATTGGATCTACGTCAAAGTTAAGGATGAAACTTCTTCAAGTGAAGATGAGAACGTTGCCAGCAGGGACACTTCTACAACCACCGGTCTTCCAGAGGAGCAAAATGTGTCTAGCGAGGGCAAAGAGAAACCACCAATGCTATCCTACAGGACATATGACTGCTCTAAGTGTGGCACAGCCTTCGAGAACTACCTGGATTTTGTTGCCCATCAGGCTGACCACCCAAGGACAGAGATGGCTTGCTCGGAATGTGGGAAGCAGTTCCCATATAAATCACAGCTGATAAGACATCAGCGGACTCACACGGGAGAGAAACCGTACCACTGTCcaaagtgtgggaaatgttttacttgTAAGTCAGAGGTCTTCAAACACCAGGTGACCCACACCCGGGAGAAGTCTTACATCTGCACCGAGTGCGGGAAGCAGTTCATGAGGCAGTCAAGTCTGATCAACCACCGGATCACACACACCGACAACAAGCCTTTTtcctgttccgagtgcgggaaGTGCTTTAAGTGGCAGTACAATCTCTCgttacaccagagaattcacactgggGAAAAACCTTATAATTGTTCAGAGTGCGGCAAGTGTTTCACATGCCGGTCAAACCTTATCTATCACCATCGgactcacactggggagaagccattTACCTGTCCCAAATGTGGGCAGTGCTTCGCGTTCCGACCACAACTCACCAGACACGAAAGAACACATCAGTGA